The following are encoded together in the Brassica napus cultivar Da-Ae chromosome A9, Da-Ae, whole genome shotgun sequence genome:
- the LOC106434259 gene encoding alkane hydroxylase MAH1-like has product MAMIGLLEVFAAFLFFLVFKHFFLPKKSPGQPILKSWPVLGMLPGMLPHIPRIFEWTFEVLEATNLTFFFKGPWLSGTDMLFTADPRNIHHILSLNFGNYPKGPEFKKIFDVLGDGILSADLELWEDLRKSNHAIFHHPDFLKLSASSNTLKLKEGLVPFLDNAAHENIVIDLQDVFKRFMFDTSSISLTGFDPMSLSTEMPEVEYGEATETGEEAIYYRHFKPVILWRLQNWLGIGLERKMRSSLVTVNRMFAKIISTRREEISRGEGEQLMDALTYYINVDTTKYKLLKPSNDTFIRDVAFSLLLAGRDTTSSVLTWFFWLLSKHPRVMTKIRQEINTKFDPTDLEKLVYLHATLNETMRLYPPVPFNHKSPLKSDVLPSGHKVKAESKIVICIYALGRMRSVWGEDALDFKPERWISESGELKHEPSYKFMAFNAGPRACLGKHLALPQMKIVAVEIIQNYDFKVTEGHKIEAVPSIVLRMKNGLSVTVTKKM; this is encoded by the coding sequence ATGGCGATGATAGGCTTACTTGAAGTCTTCGCAGCATTCCTTTTTTTCCTAGTATTCAAACATTTCTTCCTCCCCAAGAAATCTCCCGGCCAGCCTATTCTCAAAAGCTGGCCTGTCCTCGGGATGCTTCCAGGAATGCTCCCCCATATCCCTCGTATCTTCGAGTGGACGTTCGAAGTTCTTGAGGCCACcaacttaactttttttttcaaaggcCCATGGCTTAGTGGAACGGACATGCTATTCACGGCCGACCCAAGGAATATCCATCACATACTAAGCTTAAACTTTGGGAATTACCCCAAAGGACCTGAGTTCAAGAAGATCTTCGATGTTTTGGGAGACGGGATCTTAAGTGCTGATCTGGAGCTGTGGGAGGATCTGAGGAAGTCAAATCACGCCATCTTTCATCATCCAGATTTCTTGAAGCTCTCAGCAAGTAGCAATACACTCAAGTTAAAGGAAGGTCTTGTTCCTTTTCTTGATAATGCTGCTCATGAAAACATTGTCATAGACTTACAAGATGTATTCAAGAGATTCATGTTTGATACTTCTTCGATTTCGTTGACTGGTTTCGACCCAATGTCACTATCCACCGAGATGCCCGAAGTTGAGTACGGTGAAGCTACGGAAACCGGTGAAGAAGCGATCTATTATAGACATTTCAAACCGGTCATCTTGTGGAGGCTTCAAAACTGGTTGGGTATTGGACTCGAGAGGAAGATGAGGTCTTCCTTAGTGACTGTCAACCGTATGTTTGCGAAGATCATATCCACAAGAAGAGAGGAGATAAGTCGCGGCGAAGGCGAGCAATTAATGGACGCGCTAACGTATTATATAAATGTGGACACGACAAAATATAAGCTCTTGAAACCTAGTAATGATACGTTTATACGAGACGTTGCTTTCAGTTTATTGTTGGCAGGAAGGGACACGACAAGTTCAGTTCTCACTTGGTTCTTCTGGCTTCTTTCTAAGCATCCTCGTGTAATGACCAAAATCCGACAAGAGATCAACACAAAGTTTGATCCGACAGATCTAGAGAAGCTCGTGTATCTACATGCTACGTTGAACGAAACAATGAGACTTTACCCACCGGTTCCCTTTAACCACAAGTCTCCTTTAAAGTCAGATGTGCTTCCAAGCGGCCACAAAGTTAAAGCAGAATCAAAGATTGTGATCTGTATCTACGCATTGGGTAGAATGAGATCTGTATGGGGAGAAGACGCATTGGATTTTAAACCGGAGAGATGGATTTCAGAAAGTGGAGAGCTAAAACATGAACCTTCATACAAGTTCATGGCTTTTAATGCTGGTCCGAGAGCTTGCTTGGGTAAACATTTGGCTCTCCCGCAGATGAAAATAGTAGCTGTAgagatcatacaaaactatGACTTTAAGGTCACTGAAGGTCACAAGATTGAAGCAGTGCCTTCTATCGTTCTCCGTATGAAAAATGGTCTTAGTGTCACAGTCACTAAGAAGATGTGA
- the LOC106434261 gene encoding alkane hydroxylase MAH1-like, with protein MGMIGLLEVFAAFLFFLVFKHFFLHKKSPRQPILKSWPVLGMLPGMLPHIPRIFEWTFEVLEATNLTFFFKGPWLSGTDMLFTADPRNIHHILSLNFGNYPKGPEFKKIFDVLGDGILSVDLELWEDLRKSNHAMFHHPDFLELSVSSNTSKLKEGLVPFLDNAAHEKIVIDLQDVFKRFMFDTSSILMTGYDPMSLSIEMPEVEFGEAAETGEEAIYYRHFKPVILWRLQNWLGIGLERKMRSSLVTVNRMFAKIISTRREEISRGERKQSADALTYYMNVDTTKYRLLKPSNDTFIRDVAFSLVLSGRDTTSSALTWFFWLLSMHPQVLSKIRKEINTKYDPTDLEKLVYLHAALSETMRLYPPLPFNHKSPAKPDVLPSGHKVEANSKIVICIYALGRMRSIWGEDALDFKPERWISKGGELKHEPSYKFMAFNAGPRACLGKHLALLQMKIVAVEIIQNYDFKVTEGHKIEAVPSIVLRMKHGLNVTVTKQI; from the coding sequence ATGGGGATGATAGGCTTACTTGAAGTCTTCGCAGCATTCCTTTTTTTCCTAGTATTCAAACATTTCTTCCTCCACAAGAAATCTCCCCGCCAGCCTATTCTCAAAAGCTGGCCTGTCCTCGGGATGCTTCCAGGAATGCTCCCCCATATCCCTCGTATCTTCGAGTGGACGTTCGAAGTTCTTGAGGCCACCAACTTAACTTTTTTCTTCAAAGGCCCGTGGCTTAGTGGAACGGACATGCTATTCACTGCCGACCCAAGGAATATCCATCACATACTAAGCTTAAACTTTGGGAATTACCCCAAAGGACCTGAGTTCAAGAAGATCTTCGATGTTTTGGGAGACGGGATCTTAAGTGTTGATCTGGAGCTGTGGGAGGATCTGAGGAAGTCAAATCATGCCATGTTTCACCATCCAGATTTCCTGGAGCTGTCAGTAAGTAGCAATACAAGTAAGTTAAAGGAAGGTCTTGTTCCTTTTCTTGATAATGCTGCTCATGAAAAAATTGTTATAGACTTACAAGATGTGTTCAAAAGATTCATGTTTGACACTTCTTCGATTTTGATGACTGGTTACGACCCAATGTCGCTATCCATCGAGATGCCCGAAGTTGAGTTCGGTGAAGCTGCGGAAACTGGTGAAGAAGCGATCTATTATAGACATTTCAAACCGGTCATCTTGTGGAGGCTTCAAAACTGGTTGGGTATTGGACTCGAGAGGAAGATGAGGTCTTCCTTGGTGACTGTCAACCGTATGTTTGCGAAGATCATATCCACAAGAAGAGAGGAGATAAGTCGCGGGGAAAGGAAGCAATCAGCGGACGCGTTAACATACTATATGAATGTGGACACGACCAAATATAGGCTCTTGAAACCAAGTAACGATACGTTTATAAGAGATGTTGCTTTCAGTCTTGTGTTGTCAGGAAGGGACACCACAAGCTCAGCTCTCACTTGGTTCTTCTGGCTTCTCTCTATGCATCCTCAAGTTTTGTCCAAGATCCGGAAAGAGATCAACACTAAGTATGATCCTACAGATCTAGAGAAGCTCGTGTATCTACATGCTGCATTGTCCGAAACAATGAGACTCTATCCACCACTTCCCTTTAACCATAAGTCTCCTGCAAAGCCAGATGTACTTCCAAGCGGGCACAAAGTTGAAGCGAATTCTAAAATCGTGATATGTATTTATGCATTGGGAAGAATGAGATCTATATGGGGTGAAGACGCATTGGATTTTAAACCAGAGAGATGGATTTCAAAAGGTGGAGAGCTAAAACATGAACCTTCATACAAGTTCATGGCTTTTAATGCTGGTCCGAGGGCTTGCTTGGGTAAACATTTGGCTCTCCTGCAGATGAAGATAGTAGCTGTggagatcatacaaaactatGACTTTAAGGTCACTGAAGGTCACAAGATTGAAGCAGTCCCTTCTATCGTTCTCCGTATGAAACATGGTCTTAATGTCACTGTCACTAAACAGATATGA
- the LOC106434252 gene encoding alkane hydroxylase MAH1-like encodes MAMIGLPEVFVAFISFLVFNCSFLLKKSQSQPILKNWPFFGMLPGMLAHIPRIFDFSVEVLEATNLIFSFKGPWLSGTDMLFTADPWNIHHILSLNFGNYPKGPEAKKIFNALGDGILSADMELWENLRKSNHAIFHHPDFLKLSVSSNTIKLKESLILFLDNAAHEKIIIDLQDVFKRFMFDTSSILMTGYDPMSLSIEMPEVLFDEAVETGEEAIYYRYFKPVILWRLQSWLGIGLEGKMRTYLAAFNRRFAKIISSRREEMSRGKRKQSVDVLTYYMNVDTTKYKLLKPNNDKFIRDVVFSLLLAGRDTTSSVLTWFFWLLSKHPQVLTKIRKEINTQYDPTDLEKLVYLHAALSETMRLYPPLPFNHKSPAKPDVLPSGHKVEANSKIVICIYALGRMRSIWGEDALDFKPERWISDSGNLRHEPTYKFMAFNAGPRACLGKNLALMQMKIVAVEIIQKYDFEVTKGDKIKPVPSVILRMKHGLSVKVTKKI; translated from the coding sequence ATGGCGATGATAGGCTTACCTGAAGTCTTCGTAGCATTCATTTCTTTCCTTGTATTCAACTGTTCCTTCCTCCTCAAGAAATCTCAGAGCCAGCCTATTCTCAAGAACTGGCCTTTCTTTGGGATGCTTCCAGGAATGCTCGCCCATATCCCTCGTATTTTTGACTTCTCCGTCGAGGTTCTCGAGGCCACCAATctaattttttctttcaaaggGCCATGGCTTAGTGGTACCGACATGCTATTCACGGCCGACCCATGGAATATTCATCACATACTAAGCTTAAACTTTGGCAATTACCCTAAAGGACCTGAGGCTAAGAAGATCTTCAATGCTCTCGGAGATGGAATCTTAAGTGCTGATATGGAGCTGTGGGAGAATCTGAGGAAGTCAAATCACGCCATCTTTCATCATCCAGATTTCCTGAAGCTGTCAGTAAGTAGCAATACAATTAAGCTAAAGGAAAGTCTTATTCTTTTTCTTGATAATGCTGCTCATGAAAAAATTATCATAGACTTACAAGATGTGTTCAAGAGATTCATGTTTGATACTTCTTCGATTTTGATGACTGGTTATGACCCAATGTCACTGTCCATTGAGATGCCAGAAGTTTTGTTCGATGAAGCTGTGGAAACAGGTGAAGAAGCTATCTATTATAGATATTTCAAACCGGTGATCTTGTGGAGACTTCAAAGCTGGCTTGGTATTGGACTTGAGGGGAAGATGCGAACTTATTTGGCGGCTTTCAATCGTAGGTTTGCAAAGATCATATCTTCTAGAAGAGAGGAGATGAGCCGGGGGAAAAGAAAACAATCAGTGGACGTGTTAACGTATTATATGAATGTGGATACGACCAAATATAAGCTCTTGAAACCGAATAATGATAAGTTTATACGAGACGTTGTTTTCAGTCTATTGTTGGCAGGAAGGGACACTACAAGCTCAGTTCTCACTTGGTTCTTTTGGCTTCTTTCTAAGCATCCTCAAGTTTTGACCAAGATCCGGAAAGAGATCAACACTCAGTATGATCCTACAGATCTAGAGAAGCTCGTGTATCTACATGCTGCATTGTCCGAAACAATGAGACTCTACCCACCACTTCCCTTTAACCATAAGTCTCCTGCAAAGCCAGATGTACTTCCAAGTGGGCACAAAGTTGAAGCAAATTCAAAAATTGTGATATGTATTTATGCATTGGGAAGAATGAGATCTATATGGGGAGAAGACGCATTGGATTTTAAACCAGAGAGATGGATTTCAGACAGTGGTAATCTAAGACATGAACCTACATACAAGTTCATGGCTTTTAATGCCGGTCCGAGAGCTTGCTTGGGTAAAAATTTGGCTCTAATGCAGATGAAGATAGTGGCTGTGGAGATAATACAAAAGTATGACTTTGAGGTCACGAAAGGTGACAAGATCAAACCAGTCCCTTCTGTCATTCTCCGTATGAAACATGGTCTTAGTGTCAAAGTCACTAAGAAGATATGA